A stretch of Faecalibacterium duncaniae DNA encodes these proteins:
- a CDS encoding ParB/RepB/Spo0J family partition protein has protein sequence MFEWKKSAGKIYTLPVESIRPSPFQARTVFDEKELAGLAQSIRENGLLQPISVRKVEGGYELVAGERRLRACKLARMETIPAILCDCGDQRTAALGLLENIQREDLNPFEQAQGLRDVIALWDCTQAEAAKRLGMAQPTLANKLRLLQLTTDQRQFVLDNGLTERHARAVLRLPENRRSEALITIAKRRMNARQTDLYIEQVLNAAAPGRHRISMVKDVRIFVNTIDHAIRLMTDNGVPATAHREERDGYIEYTVRIPTAAAQR, from the coding sequence ATGTTTGAATGGAAGAAATCTGCCGGAAAGATCTACACCCTGCCTGTGGAAAGCATCCGTCCCTCGCCGTTTCAGGCTCGGACAGTTTTTGATGAAAAGGAGCTGGCGGGGCTGGCTCAGAGCATCCGGGAAAACGGCCTGCTGCAGCCCATCTCGGTGCGGAAGGTCGAGGGCGGTTACGAGCTGGTGGCAGGGGAGCGGCGGCTCCGTGCCTGCAAGCTGGCCAGGATGGAGACCATCCCGGCCATCCTCTGCGACTGCGGCGACCAGCGGACTGCGGCGCTGGGTCTGCTGGAAAACATCCAGCGGGAAGATCTGAACCCCTTTGAGCAGGCACAAGGGCTGCGGGATGTGATCGCCCTTTGGGACTGCACCCAGGCCGAGGCGGCCAAGCGGCTGGGCATGGCACAGCCCACCCTTGCCAACAAGCTGCGGCTGCTGCAGCTGACCACCGACCAAAGGCAGTTCGTGCTGGACAATGGCCTGACCGAGCGCCACGCCCGGGCTGTCCTGCGCCTGCCCGAGAACCGGCGGAGCGAAGCCCTTATCACCATTGCCAAGCGGCGGATGAATGCCCGGCAGACCGACCTGTACATTGAGCAGGTGCTCAATGCCGCCGCCCCGGGCAGACACCGCATCTCCATGGTCAAGGATGTGCGCATCTTTGTCAACACCATCGACCATGCCATCCGGCTGATGACGGACAACGGTGTGCCTGCCACGGCCCAC